In one window of Pieris brassicae chromosome 10, ilPieBrab1.1, whole genome shotgun sequence DNA:
- the LOC123715545 gene encoding putative per-hexamer repeat protein 5 isoform X48 codes for MIPTFVLFVVSILHAHAAPQDPGYQWPVPDDDVEYDVTTTKTLDRFGHPIYTVNMVPIEYGGVTQGYSTANSQSKGSSYGGDQAETYHNRNVGYDAYSQNNGQANSAATSGHSYLANYGPGSSYVKSSNSRANSQSASSNSQNSFTGYNGAPVPQNYYNQYYNPPPYVPPTSYPPSAAPAYPPFAYQGYPPHFYPGNTPRTPPFYPGYKNPNYPLHPIPNNPIPIVPLSQPVQPTPGQLPIIQSIPIAKTLSPLTPVSPISQLIAPNVQIPINTAQAISYTSNASGNTYATSSAPKSGSGTGTGSSTGGTTTGYGSGSSSGGTSSGYGSGFGSGSSSGGTSSGYGSGFGSGSSSGGTSSGYGSGFGSGSSTGETSSGYGSGFGSGSSTGGTSTGSGSGSGFGTSTGGTSIGSGSGSGSASTGGASIGSGSGSGSASTGGASTGTGTGSSNGGTSTGYGSGYGSGSSSGGTSSGYGSGFGSGSSSGGTSSGYGSGFGSGSSTGGTSTGYGSGLGSGTSTGGTSTGSGSGSGTASSGGASTGTGTGSSTGGTSTGYGSGFGSGSSTGGTSTGYGSGSGTASSGGASTGIGTGSSTGGTSTGSGSGSGTASSGGASTGTGSGSSTGGTSSGYGSGFGSGSSTGGTSTGYGSGVGSGTSTGGTSSGYGSGFGSGSSTGGTSSGYGSGFGSGSSTGGTSTGSGSGSGSASSGGASTGIGTGSSTGGTSTGSGSGSGTASSGGASTGTGTGSSTGGTSTGSGSGSGSASTGGASTGTGTGSSTGGTSTGYGSGSGSASTGGASTGTGTGSSTGGTSTGYGSGSGSASTGGSSTGTGTGSSTGGTSTGSGSGSGSASTGGTSTGSSSGSGSGSSTGGNNGGWSSGSASGSDTGSITGYGVGVTVIEPVIPGIVPYPQSKGKLCICFSNYLQMPAVIRNQFRFY; via the exons ATGATTCCTACTTTCGTGCTCTTCGTTGTAAgc ataTTGCATGCTCATGCTGCTCCTcaag acCCTGGCTATCAATGGCCTGTACCAG ATGACGATGTAGAATACGACGTGACCACCACAAAGACGTTGGATCGATTTGGTCATCCAATTTATACCGTCAACATGGTACCGATTG AATACGGTGGTGTAACACAAGGTTACTCAACGGCAAACTCTCAATCGAAGGGGTCGTCATATGGTGGTGACCAAGCTGAGACTTACCATAATCGTAATGTAGGTTACGACGCATACTCTCAAAACAATGGACAGGCCAATAGTGCTGCAACAAGTGGACACAGCTATTTGGCTAATTATGGACCAGGAAGCAGCTATGTGAAATCCTCTAATTCAAGAGCGAATTCACAGAGCGCTTCTAGCAATTCTCAAAATAGTTTTACTGGTTATAATG GTGCACCAGTTCCtcagaattattataatcaatattataatccACCACCGTACGTACCTCCAACTTCATACCCTCCGTCAGCAGCACCAGCTTACCCACCATTTGCATACCAAGGGTACCCACCCCACTTCTACCCCGGGAATACACCTAGAACTCCACCGTTTTACCCTGGCTACAAAAATCCCAACTACCCCCTGCATCCGATTCCTAACAATCCCATCCCAATTGTCCCCTTATCTCAACCAGTACAACCTACTCCAGGTCAATTACCTATAATACAAAGTATTCCGATAGCAAAGACACTTTCTCCTTTGACTCCAGTTAGTCCTATTTCTCAGCTCATTGCACCAAATGTTCAAATACCAATAAATACAGCTCAGGCAATATCCTACACCAGCAATGCGTCTGGAAACACTTATGCCACAAGCTCTGCACCTAAAAGTGGATCTGGCACTGGCACAGGAAGTAGCACTGGAGGAACTACCACTGGCTATGGTTCTGGAAGTAGCAGTGGAGGAACTAGCTCTGGCTATGGTTCCGGCTTTGGCTCTGGAAGTAGCAGTGGAGGAACTAGCTCTGGCTATGGTTCCGGCTTTGGTTCTGGAAGTAGCAGTGGAGGAACTAGCTCTGGCTATGGTTCCGGCTTTGGCTCTGGAAGTAGCACTGGAGAAACTAGCTCTGGCTATGGTTCCGGCTTTGGCTCTGGAAGTAGCACGGGAGGAACTAGCACTGGCTCTGGTTCCGGCTCAGGTTTTGGAACTAGCACTGGAGGAACTAGCATTGGCTCTGGTTCCGGCTCAGGTTCTGCAAGCACTGGAGGAGCTAGCATTGGCTCTGGTTCCGGCTCAGGTTCTGCAAGCACTGGAGGAGCTAGCACTGGCACTGGCACAGGAAGTAGCAATGGAGGAACTAGCACTGGCTATGGTTCCGGCTATGGTTCTGGAAGTAGCAGTGGAGGAACTAGCTCTGGCTATGGTTCCGGCTTTGGCTCTGGAAGTAGCAGTGGAGGAACTAGCTCTGGCTATGGTTCCGGCTTTGGCTCTGGAAGTAGCACTGGAGGAACTAGCACTGGCTATGGTTCCGGCTTAGGTTCTGGAACTAGCACTGGAGGAACTAGCACTGGCTCTGGTTCTGGCTCAGGTACTGCAAGCTCTGGAGGAGCTAGCACTGGCACTGGCACAGGAAGTAGCACTGGAGGAACTAGCACTGGCTATG GTTCCGGCTTTGGCTCTGGAAGTAGCACTGGAGGAACTAGCACTGGCTATGGTTCCGGCTCCGGTACTGCAAGCTCTGGAGGAGCTAGCACTGGCATTGGCACAGGAAGTAGCACTGGAGGAACTAGCACTGGCTCTGGTTCTGGCTCAGGTACTGCAAGCTCTGGAGGAGCTAGCACTGGCACTGGCTCTGGAAGTAGCACTGGAGGAACTAGCTCTGGCTATGGTTCCGGCTTTGGCTCTGGAAGTAGCACTGGAGGAACTAGCACTGGCTATGGTTCCGGCGTAGGTTCTGGAACTAGCACTGGAGGAACTAGCTCTGGCTATG GTTCCGGCTTTGGCTCTGGAAGTAGCACTGGAGGAACTAGCTCTGGCTATGGTTCCGGCTTTGGCTCTGGAAGTAGCACTGGAGGAACTAGCACTGGCTCTGGTTCCGGCTCAGGTTCTGCAAGCTCTGGAGGAGCTAGCACTGGCATTGGCACAGGAAGTAGCACTGGAGGAACTAGCACTGGCTCTGGTTCTGGCTCAGGTACTGCAAGCTCTGGAGGAGCTAGCACTGGCACTGGCACAGGAAGTAGCACTGGAGGAACTAGCACTGGCTCTG GTTCCGGCTCAGGTTCTGCAAGCACTGGAGGAGCTAGCACTGGCACTGGCACAGGAAGTAGCACTGGAGGAACTAGCACTGGCTATGGTTCCGGCTCAGGTTCTGCAAGCACTGGAGGAGCTAGCACTGGCACTGGCACAGGAAGTAGCACTGGAGGAACTAGCACTGGCTATGGTTCCGGCTCAGGTTCTGCAAGCACTGGAGGATCTAGCACTGGCACTGGCACAGGAAGTAGCACTGGAGGAACTAGCACTGGCTCTGGTTCCGGCTCAGGTTCTGCAAGCACTGGAGGAACTAGCACTGGCTCTAGTTCCGGCTCTGGCTCGGGAAGTAGCACTGGAGGAAACAATGGTGGATGGAGTTCAGGCTCTGCTTCAGGATCAGACACCGGCTCTATCACTGGGTACGGTGTTGGTGTAACAG TTATCGAACCAGTTATCCCCGGAATCGTACCTTACCCGCAATCAAAAGGCAAACTGTGCATTTGCTTCAGTAACTACTTACAGATGCCAGCAGTCATTCGCAATCAATTTAGGTTTTACTAA
- the LOC123715545 gene encoding fibroin heavy chain-like isoform X23, whose amino-acid sequence MIPTFVLFVVSILHAHAAPQDPGYQWPVPDDDVEYDVTTTKTLDRFGHPIYTVNMVPIEYGGVTQGYSTANSQSKGSSYGGDQAETYHNRNVGYDAYSQNNGQANSAATSGHSYLANYGPGSSYVKSSNSRANSQSASSNSQNSFTGYNGAPVPQNYYNQYYNPPPYVPPTSYPPSAAPAYPPFAYQGYPPHFYPGNTPRTPPFYPGYKNPNYPLHPIPNNPIPIVPLSQPVQPTPGQLPIIQSIPIAKTLSPLTPVSPISQLIAPNVQIPINTAQAISYTSNASGNTYATSSAPKSGSGTGTGSSTGGTTTGYGSGSSSGGTSSGYGSGFGSGSSSGGTSSGYGSGFGSGSSSGGTSSGYGSGFGSGSSTGETSSGYGSGFGSGSSTGGTSTGSGSGSGFGTSTGGTSIGSGSGSGSASTGGASIGSGSGSGSASTGGASTGTGTGSSNGGTSTGYGSGYGSGSSSGGTSSGYGSGFGSGSSTGGTSTGSGSGSGSASSGGASTGIGTGSSTGGTSTGSGSGSGTASSGGASTGTGTGSSTGGTSTGSGSGFGSGSSTGGTSTGYGSGLGSGTSTGGTSTGSGSGSGTASSGGASTGTGTGSSTGGTSIGSGSGYGSGSSSGGTSSGYGSGFGSGSSTGGTSTGYGSGSGTASSGGASTGIGTGSSTGGTSTGSGSGSGSGTSTGGTSTGSGSGSGTASSGGASTGTGTGSSTGGTSTGSGTSTGSGSGSGSASTGGASIGSGSGSGSASTGGASTGTGTGSSNGGTSTGSGSGTGTGSSNGGTSTGSGSGFGSGSSTGGTSTGYGTGVGSGTSTGGTGTGYGSGYGSGSSSGGTSTGYGSGLGSGTSTGGTSTGYGSGSGSASTGGSSTGTGTGSSTGGTSTGSGSGFGSGTSTGGTSTGSGSGSGTASSGGASTGTGTGSSTGGTSTGSGSGFGSGSSTGGTNSGYGSGFGSGSSTGGTSTGSGSGSGSASTGGASNGTGTGSSNGGTSTGSGSGFGSGSSTGGTNSGYGSGFGSGSSSGGTSSGYGSGFGSGSSTGGTSTGYGSGLGSGTSTGGTSTGSGSGSGTASSGGASTGTGTGSSTGGTSTGSGSGFGSGSSTGGTNSGYGSGLGSGTSTGGTSTGSGSGSGTASSGGASTGTGTGSSTGGTSTGSGSGFGSGTSTGGTSTGYGSGFGSGTSTGGTSTGSGSGSGTASSGGASTGTGTGSSTGGTSTGSGSGFGSGSSTGGTNSGYGSGFGSGSSTGGTSTGSGSGSGSASTGGASIGSGSGSGSASTGGASNGTGTGSSNGGTSTGSGSGFGSGSSTGGTNSGYGSGFGFGSSSGGTSSGYGSGFGSGSSTGGTSTGYGSGLGSGTSTGGTSTGSGSGVGSGTSTGGTGTGYGSGLGSGTSTGGTSTGSGSGSGSASTGGASIGSGSGSGSASTGGASNGTGTGSSNGGTSTGSGSGFGSGSSTGGTNSGYGSGFGSGSSSGGTSTGYGFGLGSGTSTGGTSTGSGSGSGTASSGGASTGTGTGSSTGGTSTGYGSGLGSGTSTGGTSTGSGSGSGTASSGGASTGTGTGSSTGGTSTGYGSGFGSGSSTGGTSSGYGSGFGSGSSTGGTSTGSGSGSGSASSGGASTGIGTGSSTGGTSTGSGSGSGTASSGGASTGTGTGSSTGGTSTGSGSGSGSASTGGASTGTGTGSSTGGTSTGYGSGSGSASTGGASTGTGTGSSTGGTSTGYGSGSGSASTGGSSTGTGTGSSTGGTSTGSGSGSGSASTGGTSTGSSSGSGSGSSTGGNNGGWSSGSASGSDTGSITGYGVGVTVIEPVIPGIVPYPQSKGKLCICFSNYLQMPAVIRNQFRFY is encoded by the exons ATGATTCCTACTTTCGTGCTCTTCGTTGTAAgc ataTTGCATGCTCATGCTGCTCCTcaag acCCTGGCTATCAATGGCCTGTACCAG ATGACGATGTAGAATACGACGTGACCACCACAAAGACGTTGGATCGATTTGGTCATCCAATTTATACCGTCAACATGGTACCGATTG AATACGGTGGTGTAACACAAGGTTACTCAACGGCAAACTCTCAATCGAAGGGGTCGTCATATGGTGGTGACCAAGCTGAGACTTACCATAATCGTAATGTAGGTTACGACGCATACTCTCAAAACAATGGACAGGCCAATAGTGCTGCAACAAGTGGACACAGCTATTTGGCTAATTATGGACCAGGAAGCAGCTATGTGAAATCCTCTAATTCAAGAGCGAATTCACAGAGCGCTTCTAGCAATTCTCAAAATAGTTTTACTGGTTATAATG GTGCACCAGTTCCtcagaattattataatcaatattataatccACCACCGTACGTACCTCCAACTTCATACCCTCCGTCAGCAGCACCAGCTTACCCACCATTTGCATACCAAGGGTACCCACCCCACTTCTACCCCGGGAATACACCTAGAACTCCACCGTTTTACCCTGGCTACAAAAATCCCAACTACCCCCTGCATCCGATTCCTAACAATCCCATCCCAATTGTCCCCTTATCTCAACCAGTACAACCTACTCCAGGTCAATTACCTATAATACAAAGTATTCCGATAGCAAAGACACTTTCTCCTTTGACTCCAGTTAGTCCTATTTCTCAGCTCATTGCACCAAATGTTCAAATACCAATAAATACAGCTCAGGCAATATCCTACACCAGCAATGCGTCTGGAAACACTTATGCCACAAGCTCTGCACCTAAAAGTGGATCTGGCACTGGCACAGGAAGTAGCACTGGAGGAACTACCACTGGCTATGGTTCTGGAAGTAGCAGTGGAGGAACTAGCTCTGGCTATGGTTCCGGCTTTGGCTCTGGAAGTAGCAGTGGAGGAACTAGCTCTGGCTATGGTTCCGGCTTTGGTTCTGGAAGTAGCAGTGGAGGAACTAGCTCTGGCTATGGTTCCGGCTTTGGCTCTGGAAGTAGCACTGGAGAAACTAGCTCTGGCTATGGTTCCGGCTTTGGCTCTGGAAGTAGCACGGGAGGAACTAGCACTGGCTCTGGTTCCGGCTCAGGTTTTGGAACTAGCACTGGAGGAACTAGCATTGGCTCTGGTTCCGGCTCAGGTTCTGCAAGCACTGGAGGAGCTAGCATTGGCTCTGGTTCCGGCTCAGGTTCTGCAAGCACTGGAGGAGCTAGCACTGGCACTGGCACAGGAAGTAGCAATGGAGGAACTAGCACTGGCTATG GTTCCGGCTATGGTTCTGGAAGTAGCAGTGGAGGAACTAGCTCTGGCTATGGTTCCGGCTTTGGCTCTGGAAGTAGCACTGGAGGAACTAGCACTGGCTCTGGTTCCGGCTCAGGTTCTGCAAGCTCTGGAGGAGCTAGCACTGGCATTGGCACAGGAAGTAGCACTGGAGGAACTAGCACTGGCTCTGGTTCTGGCTCAGGTACTGCAAGCTCTGGAGGAGCTAGCACTGGCACTGGCACAGGAAGTAGCACTGGAGGAACTAGCACTGGCTCTGGTTCCGGCTTTGGCTCTGGAAGTAGCACTGGAGGAACTAGCACTGGCTATGGTTCCGGCTTAGGTTCTGGAACTAGCACTGGAGGAACTAGCACTGGCTCTGGTTCTGGCTCAGGTACTGCAAGCTCTGGAGGAGCTAGCACTGGCACTGGCACAGGAAGTAGCACTGGAGGAACTAGCATTGGCTCTGGTTCCGGCTATGGTTCTGGAAGTAGCAGTGGAGGAACTAGCTCTGGCTATGGTTCCGGCTTTGGCTCTGGAAGTAGCACTGGAGGAACTAGCACTGGCTATGGTTCCGGCTCCGGTACTGCAAGCTCTGGAGGAGCTAGCACTGGCATTGGCACAGGAAGTAGCACTGGAGGAACTAGCACTGGCTCTGGTTCCGGCTCAG GTTCTGGAACTAGCACTGGAGGAACTAGCACTGGCTCTGGTTCTGGCTCAGGTACTGCAAGCTCTGGAGGAGCTAGCACTGGCACTGGCACAGGAA GTAGCACTGGAGGAACTAGCACTGGCTCTG GAACTAGCACTGGCTCTGGTTCCGGCTCAGGTTCTGCAAGCACTGGAGGAGCTAGCATTGGCTCTGGTTCCGGCTCAGGTTCTGCAAGCACTGGAGGAGCTAGCACTGGCACTGGCACAGGAAGTAGCAATGGAGGAACTAGCACTGGCTCTGGTTCCGGCACTGGCACAGGAAGTAGCAATGGAGGAACTAGCACTGGCTCTGGTTCCGGCTTTGGCTCTGGAAGTAGCACTGGAGGAACTAGCACTGGCTATGGTACCGGCGTAGGTTCTGGAACTAGCACTGGAGGAACTGGCACTGGCTATGGTTCCGGCTATGGTTCTGGAAGTAGCAGTGGAGGAACTAGCACTGGCTATGGTTCCGGCTTAGGTTCTGGAACTAGCACTGGAGGAACTAGCACTGGCTATGGTTCCGGCTCAGGTTCTGCAAGCACTGGAGGATCTAGCACTGGCACTGGCACAGGAAGTAGCACTGGAGGAACTAGCACTGGCTCTGGTTCCGGCTTTGGCTCTGGAACTAGCACTGGAGGAACTAGCACTGGCTCTGGTTCTGGCTCAGGTACTGCAAGCTCTGGAGGAGCTAGCACTGGCACTGGCACAGGAAGTAGCACTGGAGGAACTAGCACTGGCTCTGGTTCCGGCTTTGGCTCTGGAAGTAGCACTGGAGGAACTAACTCTGGCTATGGTTCCGGCTTTGGCTCTGGAAGTAGCACTGGAGGAACTAGCACTGGCTCTGGTTCCGGCTCAGGTTCTGCAAGCACTGGAGGAGCTAGCAATGGCACTGGCACAGGAAGTAGCAATGGAGGAACTAGCACTGGCTCTGGTTCCGGCTTTGGCTCTGGAAGTAGCACTGGAGGAACTAACTCTGGCTATGGTTCCGGCTTTGGCTCTGGAAGTAGCAGTGGAGGAACTAGCTCTGGCTATGGTTCCGGCTTTGGCTCTGGAAGTAGCACTGGAGGAACTAGCACTGGCTATGGTTCCGGCTTAGGTTCTGGAACTAGCACTGGAGGAACTAGCACTGGCTCTGGTTCTGGCTCAGGTACTGCAAGCTCTGGAGGAGCTAGCACTGGCACTGGCACAGGAAGTAGCACTGGAGGAACTAGCACTGGCTCTGGTTCCGGCTTTGGCTCTGGAAGTAGCACTGGAGGAACTAACTCTGGCTATGGTTCCGGCTTAGGTTCTGGAACTAGCACTGGAGGAACTAGCACTGGCTCTGGTTCCGGCTCAGGTACTGCAAGCTCTGGAGGAGCTAGCACTGGCACTGGCACAGGAAGTAGCACTGGAGGAACTAGCACTGGCTCTGGTTCCGGCTTTGGCTCTGGAACTAGCACTGGAGGAACTAGCACTGGCTATGGTTCCGGCTTTGGCTCTGGAACTAGCACTGGAGGAACTAGCACTGGCTCTGGTTCTGGCTCAGGTACTGCAAGCTCTGGAGGAGCTAGCACTGGCACTGGCACAGGAAGTAGCACTGGAGGAACTAGCACTGGCTCTGGTTCCGGCTTTGGCTCTGGAAGTAGCACTGGAGGAACTAACTCTGGCTATGGTTCCGGCTTTGGCTCTGGAAGTAGCACTGGAGGAACTAGCACTGGCTCTGGTTCCGGCTCAGGTTCTGCAAGCACTGGAGGAGCTAGCATTGGCTCTGGTTCCGGCTCAGGTTCTGCAAGCACTGGAGGAGCTAGCAATGGCACTGGCACAGGAAGTAGCAATGGAGGAACTAGCACTGGCTCTGGTTCCGGCTTTGGCTCTGGAAGTAGCACTGGAGGAACTAACTCTGGCTATGGTTCCGGCTTTGGTTTTGGAAGTAGCAGTGGAGGAACTAGCTCTGGCTATGGTTCCGGCTTTGGCTCTGGAAGTAGCACTGGAGGAACTAGCACTGGCTATGGTTCCGGCTTAGGTTCTGGAACTAGCACTGGAGGAACTAGCACTGGCTCTGGTTCCGGCGTAGGTTCTGGAACTAGCACTGGAGGAACTGGCACTGGCTATGGTTCCGGCTTAGGTTCTGGAACTAGCACTGGAGGAACTAGCACTGGCTCTGGTTCCGGCTCAGGTTCTGCAAGCACTGGAGGAGCTAGCATTGGCTCTGGTTCCGGCTCAGGTTCTGCAAGCACTGGAGGAGCTAGCAATGGCACTGGCACAGGAAGTAGCAATGGAGGAACTAGCACTGGCTCTGGTTCCGGCTTTGGCTCTGGAAGTAGCACTGGAGGAACTAACTCTGGCTATGGTTCCGGCTTTGGCTCTGGAAGTAGCAGTGGAGGAACTAGCACTGGCTATGGTTTCGGCTTAGGTTCTGGAACTAGCACTGGAGGAACTAGCACTGGCTCTGGTTCTGGCTCAGGTACTGCAAGCTCTGGAGGAGCTAGCACTGGCACTGGCACAGGAAGTAGCACTGGAGGAACTAGCACTGGCTATGGTTCCGGCTTAGGTTCTGGAACTAGCACTGGAGGAACTAGCACTGGCTCTGGTTCTGGCTCAGGTACTGCAAGCTCTGGAGGAGCTAGCACTGGCACTGGCACAGGAAGTAGCACTGGAGGAACTAGCACTGGCTATGGTTCCGGCTTTGGCTCTGGAAGTAGCACTGGAGGAACTAGCTCTGGCTATGGTTCCGGCTTTGGCTCTGGAAGTAGCACTGGAGGAACTAGCACTGGCTCTGGTTCCGGCTCAGGTTCTGCAAGCTCTGGAGGAGCTAGCACTGGCATTGGCACAGGAAGTAGCACTGGAGGAACTAGCACTGGCTCTGGTTCTGGCTCAGGTACTGCAAGCTCTGGAGGAGCTAGCACTGGCACTGGCACAGGAAGTAGCACTGGAGGAACTAGCACTGGCTCTG GTTCCGGCTCAGGTTCTGCAAGCACTGGAGGAGCTAGCACTGGCACTGGCACAGGAAGTAGCACTGGAGGAACTAGCACTGGCTATGGTTCCGGCTCAGGTTCTGCAAGCACTGGAGGAGCTAGCACTGGCACTGGCACAGGAAGTAGCACTGGAGGAACTAGCACTGGCTATGGTTCCGGCTCAGGTTCTGCAAGCACTGGAGGATCTAGCACTGGCACTGGCACAGGAAGTAGCACTGGAGGAACTAGCACTGGCTCTGGTTCCGGCTCAGGTTCTGCAAGCACTGGAGGAACTAGCACTGGCTCTAGTTCCGGCTCTGGCTCGGGAAGTAGCACTGGAGGAAACAATGGTGGATGGAGTTCAGGCTCTGCTTCAGGATCAGACACCGGCTCTATCACTGGGTACGGTGTTGGTGTAACAG TTATCGAACCAGTTATCCCCGGAATCGTACCTTACCCGCAATCAAAAGGCAAACTGTGCATTTGCTTCAGTAACTACTTACAGATGCCAGCAGTCATTCGCAATCAATTTAGGTTTTACTAA
- the LOC123715545 gene encoding putative per-hexamer repeat protein 5 isoform X49: MIPTFVLFVVSILHAHAAPQDPGYQWPVPDDDVEYDVTTTKTLDRFGHPIYTVNMVPIEYGGVTQGYSTANSQSKGSSYGGDQAETYHNRNVGYDAYSQNNGQANSAATSGHSYLANYGPGSSYVKSSNSRANSQSASSNSQNSFTGYNGAPVPQNYYNQYYNPPPYVPPTSYPPSAAPAYPPFAYQGYPPHFYPGNTPRTPPFYPGYKNPNYPLHPIPNNPIPIVPLSQPVQPTPGQLPIIQSIPIAKTLSPLTPVSPISQLIAPNVQIPINTAQAISYTSNASGNTYATSSAPKSGSGTGTGSSTGGTTTGYGSGSSSGGTSSGYGSGFGSGSSSGGTSSGYGSGFGSGSSSGGTSSGYGSGFGSGSSTGETSSGYGSGFGSGSSTGGTSTGSGSGSGFGTSTGGTSIGSGSGSGSASTGGASIGSGSGSGSASTGGASTGTGTGSSNGGTSTGYGSGYGSGSSSGGTSSGYGSGFGSGSSSGGTSSGYGSGFGSGSSTGGTSTGYGSGLGSGTSTGGTSTGSGSGSGTASSGGASTGTGTGSSTGGTSTGYGSGFGSGSSTGGTSTGYGSGLGSGTSTGGTSTGSGSGSGTASSGGASTGTGTGSSTGGTSTGYGSGFGSGSSTGGTSSGYGSGFGSGSSTGGTSTGSGSGSGSASSGGASTGIGTGSSTGGTSTGSGSGSGTASSGGASTGTGTGSSTGGTSTGSGSGSGSASTGGASTGTGTGSSTGGTSTGYGSGSGSASTGGASTGTGTGSSTGGTSTGYGSGSGSASTGGSSTGTGTGSSTGGTSTGSGSGSGSASTGGTSTGSSSGSGSGSSTGGNNGGWSSGSASGSDTGSITGYGVGVTVIEPVIPGIVPYPQSKGKLCICFSNYLQMPAVIRNQFRFY; this comes from the exons ATGATTCCTACTTTCGTGCTCTTCGTTGTAAgc ataTTGCATGCTCATGCTGCTCCTcaag acCCTGGCTATCAATGGCCTGTACCAG ATGACGATGTAGAATACGACGTGACCACCACAAAGACGTTGGATCGATTTGGTCATCCAATTTATACCGTCAACATGGTACCGATTG AATACGGTGGTGTAACACAAGGTTACTCAACGGCAAACTCTCAATCGAAGGGGTCGTCATATGGTGGTGACCAAGCTGAGACTTACCATAATCGTAATGTAGGTTACGACGCATACTCTCAAAACAATGGACAGGCCAATAGTGCTGCAACAAGTGGACACAGCTATTTGGCTAATTATGGACCAGGAAGCAGCTATGTGAAATCCTCTAATTCAAGAGCGAATTCACAGAGCGCTTCTAGCAATTCTCAAAATAGTTTTACTGGTTATAATG GTGCACCAGTTCCtcagaattattataatcaatattataatccACCACCGTACGTACCTCCAACTTCATACCCTCCGTCAGCAGCACCAGCTTACCCACCATTTGCATACCAAGGGTACCCACCCCACTTCTACCCCGGGAATACACCTAGAACTCCACCGTTTTACCCTGGCTACAAAAATCCCAACTACCCCCTGCATCCGATTCCTAACAATCCCATCCCAATTGTCCCCTTATCTCAACCAGTACAACCTACTCCAGGTCAATTACCTATAATACAAAGTATTCCGATAGCAAAGACACTTTCTCCTTTGACTCCAGTTAGTCCTATTTCTCAGCTCATTGCACCAAATGTTCAAATACCAATAAATACAGCTCAGGCAATATCCTACACCAGCAATGCGTCTGGAAACACTTATGCCACAAGCTCTGCACCTAAAAGTGGATCTGGCACTGGCACAGGAAGTAGCACTGGAGGAACTACCACTGGCTATGGTTCTGGAAGTAGCAGTGGAGGAACTAGCTCTGGCTATGGTTCCGGCTTTGGCTCTGGAAGTAGCAGTGGAGGAACTAGCTCTGGCTATGGTTCCGGCTTTGGTTCTGGAAGTAGCAGTGGAGGAACTAGCTCTGGCTATGGTTCCGGCTTTGGCTCTGGAAGTAGCACTGGAGAAACTAGCTCTGGCTATGGTTCCGGCTTTGGCTCTGGAAGTAGCACGGGAGGAACTAGCACTGGCTCTGGTTCCGGCTCAGGTTTTGGAACTAGCACTGGAGGAACTAGCATTGGCTCTGGTTCCGGCTCAGGTTCTGCAAGCACTGGAGGAGCTAGCATTGGCTCTGGTTCCGGCTCAGGTTCTGCAAGCACTGGAGGAGCTAGCACTGGCACTGGCACAGGAAGTAGCAATGGAGGAACTAGCACTGGCTATGGTTCCGGCTATGGTTCTGGAAGTAGCAGTGGAGGAACTAGCTCTGGCTATGGTTCCGGCTTTGGCTCTGGAAGTAGCAGTGGAGGAACTAGCTCTGGCTATGGTTCCGGCTTTGGCTCTGGAAGTAGCACTGGAGGAACTAGCACTGGCTATGGTTCCGGCTTAGGTTCTGGAACTAGCACTGGAGGAACTAGCACTGGCTCTGGTTCTGGCTCAGGTACTGCAAGCTCTGGAGGAGCTAGCACTGGCACTGGCACAGGAAGTAGCACTGGAGGAACTAGCACTGGCTATG GTTCCGGCTTTGGCTCTGGAAGTAGCACTGGAGGAACTAGCACTGGCTATG GTTCCGGCTTAGGTTCTGGAACTAGCACTGGAGGAACTAGCACTGGCTCTGGTTCTGGCTCAGGTACTGCAAGCTCTGGAGGAGCTAGCACTGGCACTGGCACAGGAAGTAGCACTGGAGGAACTAGCACTGGCTATGGTTCCGGCTTTGGCTCTGGAAGTAGCACTGGAGGAACTAGCTCTGGCTATGGTTCCGGCTTTGGCTCTGGAAGTAGCACTGGAGGAACTAGCACTGGCTCTGGTTCCGGCTCAGGTTCTGCAAGCTCTGGAGGAGCTAGCACTGGCATTGGCACAGGAAGTAGCACTGGAGGAACTAGCACTGGCTCTGGTTCTGGCTCAGGTACTGCAAGCTCTGGAGGAGCTAGCACTGGCACTGGCACAGGAAGTAGCACTGGAGGAACTAGCACTGGCTCTG GTTCCGGCTCAGGTTCTGCAAGCACTGGAGGAGCTAGCACTGGCACTGGCACAGGAAGTAGCACTGGAGGAACTAGCACTGGCTATGGTTCCGGCTCAGGTTCTGCAAGCACTGGAGGAGCTAGCACTGGCACTGGCACAGGAAGTAGCACTGGAGGAACTAGCACTGGCTATGGTTCCGGCTCAGGTTCTGCAAGCACTGGAGGATCTAGCACTGGCACTGGCACAGGAAGTAGCACTGGAGGAACTAGCACTGGCTCTGGTTCCGGCTCAGGTTCTGCAAGCACTGGAGGAACTAGCACTGGCTCTAGTTCCGGCTCTGGCTCGGGAAGTAGCACTGGAGGAAACAATGGTGGATGGAGTTCAGGCTCTGCTTCAGGATCAGACACCGGCTCTATCACTGGGTACGGTGTTGGTGTAACAG TTATCGAACCAGTTATCCCCGGAATCGTACCTTACCCGCAATCAAAAGGCAAACTGTGCATTTGCTTCAGTAACTACTTACAGATGCCAGCAGTCATTCGCAATCAATTTAGGTTTTACTAA